In Arvicola amphibius chromosome 1, mArvAmp1.2, whole genome shotgun sequence, one DNA window encodes the following:
- the LOC119825934 gene encoding small nuclear ribonucleoprotein G-like, which translates to MSKAHPPELKKFMDKKLSLKLNGGRHVQGILRGFDPFTNLVIDECVEMSTSGQQNNIGMVVIRGNSIIILKALERV; encoded by the coding sequence ATGAGCAAGGCCCACCCTCCCGAACTGAAGAAATTTATGGACAAGAAGTTATCATTGAAGTTAAATGGTGGCAGACATGTACAAGGAATACTTCGGGGCTTTGATCCCTTTACGAATCTTGTCATTGATGAGTGTGTGGAGATGTCAACTAGTGGGCAACAGAATAACATCGGCATGGTGGTCATACGAGGAAACAGCATCATCATCTTAAAAGCCTTGGAAAGAGTCTAA